From the Glutamicibacter halophytocola genome, the window GCTGCCCAGGACCGATCCACAAGGAGTCCTCTAGTCCAACGCGTACATGGGACCCCATCGCCGCACCAATAGTTGCCAGCGGCATCTGGTTTTTCCCAGCACCGAGAATCGACCATTCGTAGTTATCGCCCAAGAGCCGGTCGGCAGTTCTCCTCATGTGCATGAGGTCTTCCGGATGCGCGCCGATTCCTCCCAGCAGGCCAAAGACTGACTGAACAAATAGCGGCCCGCGTGCCAAGCCCCGCTGGTGAAAGTGGTTCAGGTTGTTCACGTGGGAAATGTCGTAGCATTCGAATTCAAACCGCGTGTCGTTGGCATTGCCTATATCAAGGATCTTCTCAATGTCGGCGAAAGTGTTCTTGAAGACAAGATCGCGTGAATTTTCTAGGGCTTCACGTTCCCATTCATGCGCGAATTCCTGGAACCGACCAAGCATCGGGAAGAGTCCGAAGTTCATCGACCCCATATTGAGTGAAGCAAGTTCAGGCTCAAAAGTCGCCACCGGAATCATGCGTTCTTCAACGCTCATGTGTGGAGATCCACCGGTAGTGATGTTGATGACCGCGTCAGTGCTGTTTTTCAGTTTCTCTAGGATTGGTTCAAAGTGTCTCGGGTCCTGGGACGGACGCCCGTCTTTGGGATCGCGTGCATGCATATGGACTATTGCAGCTCCGGCCTTTGCTGCGTCAATAGCGGCTTCAGCAATTTCATCTGGAGTAACTGGCAGGTGCTTAGACATCGAGGGTGTATGGATTGCGCCGGTTACAGCACTGGTGATGATGACTTTGCGTTTGTTTTTCACAATGGCTCTTTCTAGTAAAGCTTCTCGGTATTGCCGTCTACTGCCATGGCTTGGCCGTTGATGCGTTGGGCCATTTGACTGGCCAAGAACACAGCCATGTTCGCAATGTCTTCGGCCTCAACCAGTTGATTCAAGGACGATTGCGCATGATAAAGATCCGAAACTTCGGCTACTGGACGCTGAAGCATCGTTGCTTTAGCCTCGATGACGGCCTGAATCCTCGGTCCGTTGACTGCACCGGGACAAATAGCGTTTACACGGATTCCTTCGCCGCCGAGTTCGATGGCCAAGGTCTTCGTCAATCCGACAACAGCCCATTTCGATGCCGAGTAGGGGCTTCGCCCCGCCATTCCAAGACGCCCCGCTGCAGAAGACAAATTGATGATTGAAGCACATTCGGATTTCCTCAGGAATTTCAGCAAGTATTTGATGCAGAAAAACTGTCCATGAACGTTGATATCAAATGTGGTTTTCCAAGCCTCGGCATCCAGGGTTTCGATGGGACCGGTCGGCCCGGCGATCCCTGCATTGTTGACGAGGACGTCAAGCCCGCCAAGCTGTTGCTCAACCTGCTCGGCTAGATTCTTTACCTGCTCTTCGTCCGAGACATCACTGACCGCAGCGGAAAATCCGCTGTCTTGCGCAGCCCTAACTGCTTCTGGATTGATGTCGGTGACGAAAACTTTCGCACCAAGATCTTTGAATGCTGTAGCTATAGCCAGGCCTATACCTGCGGCGCCAGCCGTGACCAGCACTCGCTGTCCGTCGAGGTCGAGTTTGATATTTGCATTGCTCAAGGTCTTAAGACTCCCTGCTTGGATTTCTTTAATGGCCAGACACGCTGGCTTTGGACGGGTCTTCGGTGCCTCGACGCAACTTCAACGTGAGTACGGCACCAATGGCGCACATGATGACAATGAACCAGAGCCCAGACATCTTGTTGCCCGTGATTTCTTCCAGAAGGCCCATGACGTAGGGACCCAGGAAACCACCGAAGAGGCCGACAGTATTGACGAATGCGATGCCGCCGGCCAGTGCTGCACCCGAAAGGCGAGTCGCTGGGTAGGTGAAGAGAATTGGTTGTAGTGCGAAGAAATTGAAGGCGGCAATGGAGAAACCGATCAGCCCAAGTACTGGTCCGCCAATGGCTCCTAAAACGAATCCGGCCACAATGCCAACCATGCTAGCGCTGGCGACGGTTCGGGATCGCGATCCATTAGTGGCCAGTCGTGGAATGAGCAACGCGCCAATCGCCGAGAACAGCCATGGGATCGAAGTCAGCAATCCAATTTGAACGGATGTCAGCTCTCCATAGGTTCCAATAATGGATGGCAGGAAGAAGCTCAACGCATAAACCGCGATTTGATGCGTAAAATAAATCGCAACTACTAGGAGAATCTGCTTGTCCTTGAGCACATGGCGAAGTTTGGAATTACCAGCTGCGGCAGCTCCGGCTGATTCTTCAGCCGTGATGCGTGCTTCTAGGTCTTCGGCCTCGGCGCGGGTGAGAAATTTTGCTTCGGTTGGCTTGTTTGGCAGCATTTTCCAGACCACCAGCGCCAGGAAGCACGCTGGAATTCCTTCGATAATGAACATCCATTGCCAACCGTGCAGGCCGCCCAGGCCATCCATGGTGAGCAACAGCCCTCCCAGCGGAGCACCAATGACATTAGCTAGTGCGACTCCCAAGAGGAAGAATCCGTTGGCACGGGCACGGTCCTTCACCATGAACCATTGCGTGATGAAGTAAATGACTCCGGGGAACAGGCCAGCTTCGGCAATTCCCAGAAGCATCCGCAAGATGTAGAAAG encodes:
- a CDS encoding 3-keto-5-aminohexanoate cleavage protein, which gives rise to MKNKRKVIITSAVTGAIHTPSMSKHLPVTPDEIAEAAIDAAKAGAAIVHMHARDPKDGRPSQDPRHFEPILEKLKNSTDAVINITTGGSPHMSVEERMIPVATFEPELASLNMGSMNFGLFPMLGRFQEFAHEWEREALENSRDLVFKNTFADIEKILDIGNANDTRFEFECYDISHVNNLNHFHQRGLARGPLFVQSVFGLLGGIGAHPEDLMHMRRTADRLLGDNYEWSILGAGKNQMPLATIGAAMGSHVRVGLEDSLWIGPGQLAASNAEQVTRIRTILEALNFEVASPDEAREMLSLKGRDKVGF
- a CDS encoding SDR family oxidoreductase — encoded protein: MSNANIKLDLDGQRVLVTAGAAGIGLAIATAFKDLGAKVFVTDINPEAVRAAQDSGFSAAVSDVSDEEQVKNLAEQVEQQLGGLDVLVNNAGIAGPTGPIETLDAEAWKTTFDINVHGQFFCIKYLLKFLRKSECASIINLSSAAGRLGMAGRSPYSASKWAVVGLTKTLAIELGGEGIRVNAICPGAVNGPRIQAVIEAKATMLQRPVAEVSDLYHAQSSLNQLVEAEDIANMAVFLASQMAQRINGQAMAVDGNTEKLY
- a CDS encoding MFS transporter, with product MQASKTTPGMRSPAVLNKLIFRRIMPLLIAAYVIAFIDRTNIGMAKDRMEIDLGISATAYGIGAGLFFLTYALSEIPSNLIMHRVGARFWIMRIMITWGLLSACMALVQGEWSFYILRMLLGIAEAGLFPGVIYFITQWFMVKDRARANGFFLLGVALANVIGAPLGGLLLTMDGLGGLHGWQWMFIIEGIPACFLALVVWKMLPNKPTEAKFLTRAEAEDLEARITAEESAGAAAAGNSKLRHVLKDKQILLVVAIYFTHQIAVYALSFFLPSIIGTYGELTSVQIGLLTSIPWLFSAIGALLIPRLATNGSRSRTVASASMVGIVAGFVLGAIGGPVLGLIGFSIAAFNFFALQPILFTYPATRLSGAALAGGIAFVNTVGLFGGFLGPYVMGLLEEITGNKMSGLWFIVIMCAIGAVLTLKLRRGTEDPSKASVSGH